A window from Rhizosphaericola mali encodes these proteins:
- a CDS encoding DUF5682 family protein, with translation MATHIFGIRHHGPGSARHLVQALETVKPEIILLEGPPEAESILSWVNDPTMEPPVAILAYVPDNPHNAVFYPFTHYSPEWQAILYGLKNNIPIRFIDMPLMHKLADKDEEIIPETTEDENEPVEEILAIQTDKELEDEIVEIRRNPISYLAEIAGFADAEEWWEQNFELSHEDPLLLFETVKNAMQALRETIPNVEEKIDLQREVFMRRAIQKAFNEMYGTIAVVCGAWHAPALEQTFKQKEEKELIKDLKKTKVECTWIPWTNDRLMTASGYGAGIISPGYYDHQWFHPEDDGTLWMTKTAREFRNQKMDISSAHVIEAVRLCQSLTSLRGLNKSGLKEAIEATQTVMCMGDYLPITLLNKDLIIGNKIGAIPDSSPQSPLQVDFEKQCKSLRLKSTEGETTLTLDLRKPLDLNKSIFLHRLMILGVDWGKKDAVSSKGTFKEQWRLYWKPEMLIELIAKSAMGNSIEIAADFQLREIVEKETTLKAVAEWLELSIPAELSKATPVLLQKMDKLAAAASDIEMLITALFPLSEILKYGNVRQSDKEGVKDIFTSIFYRTLVGLPIGCVGINVEQAMAISTHIKRLHKVILVLDEEEFTKEWHKTLAKLGSNDQIAPYISGVVQKIALESEIFTTEETAAAFSRALSVGAPIEMSAQWLEGFLHDAATILLLDEQIWTIVYEWVATLDEQTFKDLLPILRRTFNEYASPEKDKIAQKVKRGPSSKSSQVKPAAINLDTDRALRAIPVIEYLLGL, from the coding sequence ATGGCGACACATATATTTGGCATACGACATCATGGTCCAGGCTCGGCGAGGCATCTCGTGCAGGCATTGGAAACAGTAAAGCCAGAGATTATTTTATTGGAAGGTCCGCCCGAGGCCGAAAGCATTCTTTCATGGGTAAATGATCCCACGATGGAGCCACCTGTGGCCATATTGGCGTATGTTCCAGACAATCCACACAACGCGGTTTTTTATCCATTTACCCACTATTCACCCGAATGGCAAGCTATTTTGTATGGATTGAAAAACAATATTCCAATCCGTTTTATTGATATGCCGTTAATGCATAAATTGGCAGATAAGGATGAAGAAATTATTCCCGAAACGACAGAAGACGAGAACGAACCTGTGGAGGAAATTTTGGCCATTCAAACTGACAAAGAATTGGAGGATGAAATAGTTGAAATACGAAGAAATCCAATAAGCTATTTGGCAGAAATTGCTGGATTTGCGGATGCAGAAGAATGGTGGGAGCAAAATTTTGAATTGTCTCATGAAGATCCGCTTTTGCTATTTGAAACGGTAAAAAATGCGATGCAGGCACTTCGGGAAACGATTCCGAATGTGGAAGAAAAGATTGATTTACAAAGAGAAGTCTTTATGCGCCGCGCTATTCAAAAAGCATTTAATGAAATGTATGGTACGATTGCCGTGGTTTGTGGCGCTTGGCACGCGCCAGCACTAGAACAGACATTCAAACAAAAAGAGGAAAAAGAACTCATCAAAGACCTGAAAAAAACAAAGGTTGAATGCACTTGGATTCCCTGGACCAATGATCGCTTGATGACCGCAAGTGGTTATGGTGCCGGCATCATTTCGCCGGGGTATTACGATCATCAATGGTTTCATCCGGAAGATGATGGCACTTTGTGGATGACCAAAACCGCACGTGAATTTCGGAATCAGAAAATGGATATTTCCTCAGCGCACGTGATAGAAGCTGTGCGGCTGTGCCAATCTTTGACATCGCTTCGAGGTTTGAATAAATCAGGTTTAAAGGAAGCAATTGAAGCTACGCAAACGGTGATGTGCATGGGGGATTATTTGCCCATAACCTTGCTCAATAAAGATTTGATAATTGGCAATAAAATCGGGGCGATTCCCGACAGTTCTCCACAGTCGCCGTTGCAAGTCGATTTTGAAAAACAGTGCAAATCCTTGCGTTTAAAAAGTACCGAAGGCGAGACGACGCTGACATTGGATTTGCGTAAGCCGTTGGATTTAAACAAAAGTATTTTCCTACATCGCTTGATGATTTTGGGCGTGGATTGGGGAAAGAAAGATGCGGTGAGTTCGAAAGGCACGTTCAAAGAGCAATGGCGACTGTATTGGAAACCCGAAATGCTGATAGAGTTAATTGCAAAGTCTGCAATGGGCAATTCCATTGAGATTGCGGCAGATTTTCAATTAAGAGAAATTGTAGAAAAAGAAACCACATTGAAAGCGGTTGCTGAGTGGCTGGAATTGTCGATTCCAGCCGAATTGAGCAAGGCGACGCCTGTCTTGTTGCAAAAAATGGACAAACTTGCAGCGGCAGCTTCCGATATTGAAATGCTGATTACTGCGCTGTTTCCACTTTCTGAAATATTGAAATATGGCAATGTGCGTCAGTCTGATAAAGAGGGCGTGAAAGATATTTTCACCAGTATTTTCTACCGAACTTTAGTTGGTTTGCCTATTGGCTGTGTGGGCATCAATGTGGAGCAAGCAATGGCGATTTCCACACATATCAAACGACTACATAAGGTCATTTTGGTTTTAGATGAGGAAGAATTTACAAAGGAATGGCACAAAACGTTGGCAAAACTAGGCAGTAACGACCAGATTGCACCGTATATCAGCGGTGTTGTGCAAAAAATCGCTTTGGAATCGGAGATTTTTACCACAGAAGAAACCGCTGCCGCTTTTAGCAGAGCCCTTTCGGTAGGTGCACCGATAGAAATGAGTGCTCAATGGTTAGAAGGATTTTTGCATGATGCGGCGACAATTTTATTATTGGATGAGCAGATTTGGACGATTGTTTACGAATGGGTGGCAACTTTGGACGAACAAACATTCAAAGATCTTTTGCCTATTTTAAGAAGAACATTTAACGAATATGCCTCTCCCGAAAAAGACAAAATCGCTCAGAAAGTAAAACGCGGACCTTCCTCAAAATCAAGCCAGGTCAAGCCTGCAGCAATTAATTTGGACACCGACAGAGCGCTACGAGCGATTCCTGTCATAGAATATCTTTTAGGATTATGA
- a CDS encoding OPT family oligopeptide transporter: MNKEEFKPFIPAETTMREFTFKAIIIGCILGSLFGAASVYLALKAGLTVSASIPIAVIAITIGKKFFKTTILENNIIQTTGSASESIAAGVAFTLPGFLFLSIGSSGQGVGVAYFNYITIFILAIFGGMLGTLMMIPLRKSLIVKEHDTLPYPEGTACASVLKAGEQGGDVAKMAFLGVAISMVYAFLQKIFHVISELPTYTTKITNKYFPAAKFSGEITPEYLGVGYIIGPKIAGVLVAGGVLSWLVFIPLLGTLLTDQTVIAAQLVKQGYLESLTIAGGPGSWDPVTKHFGDITDAIYRAYIRNVGAGAVAAGGFITLLKTIPTIITSFKESIGSVKNKDGQVGEVKRTDRDLSLKIVGIGSLALILLIAFIPMIPGDSVGSKLLLGILIVVFGAFFVTVASRIVGIIGSSNSPVSGMTIATVMATCLVFIGIGWSGKTFEPMVLVVGGMICIAASNAGGTSQDLKTGYLIGATPKYQQIALIIGVIVSSIVVGLTVKLLDTPTTEMIKQGYTHAIGSDKFPAPQATLLATLTKGILSFNLDWQFVFVGVALAVVIELCGVNALGFAVGAYLPLSTTLPIFGGGLVRGIVDWKKKKKDSDKENAGEDDLSRGNLFATGLVAGGALAGVAVALLTAGSEKVAAVISTWSLEESFTKMLGAGGYDLLGTIFFVVLGLILYRISMKKDNKLAE; encoded by the coding sequence ATGAACAAAGAAGAATTTAAACCCTTTATTCCCGCAGAAACAACCATGCGTGAATTTACATTCAAAGCTATTATTATTGGATGTATTCTGGGATCCTTATTTGGTGCGGCCTCCGTGTATTTAGCTTTAAAAGCAGGATTGACTGTGAGTGCCTCTATCCCGATTGCTGTAATTGCGATTACTATTGGCAAAAAGTTTTTCAAAACTACCATTCTCGAAAATAACATCATCCAAACTACCGGCTCTGCGAGTGAAAGTATTGCTGCCGGTGTAGCATTTACTCTTCCTGGATTTTTATTCCTATCTATTGGCTCTTCAGGACAAGGCGTCGGTGTTGCCTATTTCAACTATATAACTATTTTTATCTTGGCTATTTTCGGAGGTATGTTGGGAACATTAATGATGATTCCCCTACGTAAATCCTTGATTGTAAAAGAACATGATACCTTACCTTATCCAGAAGGTACTGCGTGTGCTTCTGTTTTAAAAGCAGGTGAACAAGGCGGAGATGTCGCGAAAATGGCTTTCTTAGGGGTGGCAATTTCTATGGTATATGCCTTTTTGCAAAAGATATTTCACGTAATATCCGAACTACCTACTTATACTACAAAAATTACCAATAAATATTTTCCCGCAGCAAAATTTAGTGGAGAAATAACACCTGAATATTTGGGTGTTGGTTATATAATAGGACCAAAAATCGCGGGAGTTTTGGTAGCTGGTGGTGTATTAAGTTGGTTGGTTTTTATTCCATTATTGGGAACGCTCTTAACTGATCAAACCGTTATTGCTGCGCAATTAGTCAAACAAGGATATTTGGAAAGTTTGACTATTGCAGGTGGTCCAGGAAGTTGGGATCCTGTGACCAAACATTTTGGCGATATTACAGATGCCATCTATCGTGCCTATATCAGAAATGTCGGTGCGGGTGCTGTTGCCGCTGGAGGTTTTATAACCTTATTAAAAACGATACCGACAATTATTACATCATTTAAAGAAAGTATTGGTTCGGTTAAAAATAAAGACGGACAAGTCGGAGAAGTAAAAAGAACGGATCGTGATTTAAGTTTGAAAATCGTCGGAATTGGAAGTCTTGCTTTGATTTTATTGATAGCATTTATTCCAATGATTCCGGGAGACTCTGTTGGTAGTAAATTGCTTTTAGGTATTTTGATTGTTGTATTTGGTGCCTTTTTCGTAACCGTAGCTTCTCGTATTGTGGGCATCATCGGATCGAGTAATAGTCCTGTTAGCGGTATGACAATTGCCACAGTAATGGCAACTTGCCTTGTATTTATTGGAATTGGTTGGAGCGGAAAAACATTTGAACCAATGGTTTTAGTGGTAGGAGGTATGATCTGTATCGCAGCCTCCAATGCAGGAGGTACTTCGCAAGATTTAAAAACGGGCTATTTGATTGGAGCTACTCCTAAATATCAACAGATTGCATTAATTATTGGCGTAATTGTTTCCTCTATTGTGGTTGGTTTGACGGTGAAATTATTGGATACGCCGACTACTGAAATGATCAAACAAGGTTATACACATGCTATTGGTTCGGATAAATTTCCTGCACCACAAGCAACTTTGTTAGCCACTTTAACGAAAGGGATTTTGTCTTTTAACTTGGATTGGCAATTTGTATTTGTTGGAGTTGCGTTAGCTGTGGTGATTGAGTTGTGCGGTGTGAATGCTTTGGGATTTGCGGTAGGAGCCTACTTACCTTTGAGTACGACATTGCCCATATTTGGTGGTGGTTTGGTTAGAGGAATTGTAGATTGGAAAAAGAAGAAAAAAGATTCTGATAAAGAAAATGCAGGTGAGGATGATTTGAGCCGAGGTAATTTATTTGCCACGGGATTAGTGGCTGGAGGAGCATTGGCAGGCGTTGCCGTTGCTTTATTGACTGCAGGAAGTGAAAAAGTTGCTGCCGTTATTAGTACATGGAGTTTGGAAGAATCATTTACGAAAATGCTCGGTGCAGGCGGTTATGATTTATTAGGTACAATATTTTTCGTCGTATTAGGACTAATTTTGTATCGTATTTCTATGAAAAAAGATAACAAATTAGCGGAATAG
- a CDS encoding VWA domain-containing protein: MSTTETEIRKWRLILGEDADTTLDYNLSGEDEGMDNALSYLYDADNRKGGMGKSAPKVSRWLKDIRQYFPSSVVKVMQEDALKKYNLTSMLTEPEMLETVVPDVHLVANLMELGGLIPEKTKATARLVVKKVVDELIQKLSGPTQQAVNGSLSRAVRNRRPKHNEIDWNATIKKNLKNYQPDYHTIIPEIRLGYGRKRKAMKDIILCIDQSGSMVTSVVYSGIFGAVMASIPAVDTKMVVFDTAVVDLTEDLKDPVDILFGVQLGGGTDIHKALTYCQQLVTRPADTVLILITDLYEGGNEKEMRNTMKSIVDAGVQMVTLLALSDDGAPYYDHKNAEFLAAIGVPVFACTPDLFPDLMATTLSKQDISQWAGNNDIKIDGK; this comes from the coding sequence ATGAGTACTACAGAAACCGAAATCAGAAAATGGCGCCTAATCCTTGGCGAGGATGCAGACACAACATTGGATTATAATCTCTCGGGTGAAGACGAAGGGATGGACAATGCATTGAGTTATTTGTACGATGCTGACAACCGCAAGGGTGGCATGGGAAAATCTGCGCCAAAAGTCTCTCGTTGGCTGAAAGATATTCGCCAATATTTCCCATCGAGCGTGGTAAAAGTGATGCAGGAAGATGCGTTGAAAAAATACAATCTGACTTCTATGTTGACCGAGCCAGAGATGTTGGAAACCGTGGTGCCAGATGTACATTTGGTCGCTAACTTGATGGAATTAGGTGGATTGATTCCGGAAAAAACAAAAGCCACTGCAAGATTAGTGGTAAAAAAAGTGGTGGACGAACTCATCCAAAAATTGAGCGGACCAACGCAGCAGGCGGTTAATGGAAGTCTGAGCAGAGCCGTGCGCAATCGTCGTCCCAAACACAATGAAATCGACTGGAATGCCACCATCAAGAAGAATTTAAAAAACTATCAACCTGATTATCATACCATTATACCAGAAATCAGACTAGGATATGGTCGCAAACGCAAAGCAATGAAAGACATTATTTTGTGTATTGACCAAAGTGGATCGATGGTAACTTCAGTGGTATATTCGGGCATTTTTGGTGCGGTGATGGCTTCTATTCCCGCCGTAGATACCAAAATGGTTGTTTTTGATACGGCAGTTGTTGACTTAACAGAAGACTTGAAAGACCCAGTGGATATTTTGTTTGGCGTGCAACTTGGCGGCGGTACGGATATCCACAAAGCCTTGACCTATTGTCAGCAATTGGTAACACGTCCAGCAGACACAGTCTTGATTTTAATTACAGATCTGTACGAAGGAGGTAACGAAAAAGAAATGCGCAATACCATGAAAAGTATTGTGGATGCGGGCGTTCAGATGGTAACATTATTAGCACTCAGTGATGACGGGGCACCCTATTACGATCATAAAAATGCAGAATTCTTAGCAGCGATTGGCGTTCCGGTATTTGCGTGTACGCCAGATCTATTCCCAGATCTGATGGCCACCACATTAAGCAAACAAGACATCAGCCAATGGGCAGGAAATAATGATATTAAGATTGATGGGAAATAA
- a CDS encoding peptide MFS transporter, translating into MNPKKDEIFGHPKGLFILFFTEMWERFSFYGMRALLTLYLVHATTTANPGLGWSEKDALSLYGWYLMLVYVSGMPGGYIADKFLGQKKSVILGCILLVFGHCILAVEHLWAFYTGIGFIIAGVGFLKPNISTMVGGLYRNGDVRRDKGFTIFYMGINLGGFIAPLIVGYVGEKIGWHYGFALAGLGMVVGMITFLYGQKYLKNVGNFLGKSKSQEDQEAFKRPLTKVEKDRVVVLLLSFCIVFVFWAAFEQAGGLMNIYAEQKTNRNLFGWTIPATWFQSVNSMYILLLGLPIAGIWAKRKLQGKQSSALFKMLVGVIVMGTGFLFMSAASKQYDAQHSSSMSWLMFAYLFHTVGELCLSPVALSYITKLAPAKYASLMMGLFWTMTGLGGKAAGLLGESASKYGEFNVFTGIAIFCVVFAGLIFLFLKKLNAMSHGAEDDVVDSAEDLVLEIEH; encoded by the coding sequence ATGAACCCGAAAAAAGACGAAATCTTTGGGCATCCGAAAGGATTATTTATTCTTTTTTTTACCGAAATGTGGGAAAGATTCTCCTTTTATGGGATGAGGGCGCTGCTTACTTTATATTTAGTACATGCTACAACTACTGCAAATCCAGGTCTTGGTTGGTCTGAAAAAGATGCATTGTCCTTGTATGGATGGTATTTAATGTTGGTTTACGTATCTGGTATGCCGGGTGGTTATATCGCAGATAAATTTTTGGGCCAAAAAAAATCAGTTATTTTAGGGTGTATTTTGTTGGTGTTTGGGCATTGTATTTTGGCCGTAGAGCATTTGTGGGCATTTTACACAGGTATCGGATTTATCATTGCAGGCGTTGGATTTTTGAAGCCAAATATTTCCACTATGGTGGGTGGTTTGTATAGAAATGGTGATGTACGCCGTGATAAAGGTTTTACGATTTTCTATATGGGAATTAATCTCGGTGGATTTATCGCACCATTAATTGTTGGATATGTAGGTGAAAAAATTGGATGGCATTATGGTTTTGCATTAGCTGGTTTGGGCATGGTTGTCGGAATGATAACCTTCTTATATGGTCAAAAATATTTGAAAAATGTTGGGAATTTTTTGGGTAAATCTAAGAGCCAGGAAGATCAAGAAGCATTCAAAAGACCATTGACAAAAGTCGAAAAAGATCGCGTTGTCGTCTTATTACTTTCTTTCTGTATTGTATTTGTATTCTGGGCAGCATTCGAACAAGCCGGAGGTTTGATGAATATTTATGCAGAGCAAAAAACAAATCGTAATTTATTTGGATGGACAATTCCTGCTACTTGGTTCCAGAGTGTTAATTCCATGTATATCTTATTGTTAGGGTTGCCTATTGCAGGTATTTGGGCAAAAAGAAAATTACAAGGCAAACAATCCTCTGCTTTATTTAAAATGTTGGTCGGTGTAATTGTAATGGGTACGGGTTTCTTGTTTATGTCTGCGGCATCTAAACAATATGATGCGCAACATTCTTCGTCCATGTCTTGGTTGATGTTCGCTTATCTTTTCCATACCGTTGGAGAATTATGTTTATCACCAGTTGCGTTGTCTTATATCACAAAATTAGCTCCAGCAAAATACGCATCCTTAATGATGGGGTTATTTTGGACAATGACGGGTTTGGGTGGAAAAGCAGCTGGTTTGTTGGGAGAATCTGCTAGTAAATATGGAGAATTTAATGTGTTTACAGGGATTGCAATTTTCTGTGTCGTATTTGCAGGTTTGATATTTTTATTCTTGAAAAAATTAAATGCAATGTCTCACGGAGCCGAAGATGATGTCGTAGATAGTGCCGAAGATTTGGTTTTAGAAATTGAACATTAA